The sequence below is a genomic window from Candidatus Stygibacter australis.
AATTTTATAATACCTCTTGGAGTATTTGCTAGTCAAGTTTTTTTTTGTGTAAATTTATTTCTCTTTGATTTCTTCATTTCAGATTTAGCTGCCGCTATGAAGTGCACCCGCAGGCAAGCGGAATAGAAGCAATAAAATCTGTGCCATCTCGGATCTGTACATAAAATTGGAAGTTGGTTATTACATCCGCTAGTGGAAAATGTCTATCTGGATTTTGGACTAAACTATCTTAGGGGCTTTGGAGAATATGATTCTGATGTATCTGTCGTTCAACCTGATAATGAACAGACAGAATTTAATGTTGTATTAGGTCTGGAATTCTTCTTTTTTAAACCTGATGAAGTAACCAGTAACTCATACCCAGACCTTCCAGAAGGAAGGGCTGTTTTTTTGGTGTGTAGCTTATAACAACCGGGAAACATCGGAAATTTATAACTCGAATTATACATTACAATTAGCAAATTCAATGAACTAAATACTAAGAATATCTTTTATGTTTTGCTTGTAAAAAATAAAAATTAAGGAGGCTAGAAAATTCTGAAAGCTAAATTGCATTTGTATAATTGAAGATGAGAAATTATCGAAAGAGATTCTTGATCTGAAAACTTATCCTGATTTCTTTGGCCCGATAGTGAATATCTACTAAGGTTATAAAATGGCAAAGAGAAACGGACGGCTAAAATTCCGCCGATGAAATAGTTAATTTTCCTGCTTGAAGTATATTTCCTGTGGTTTACAATGCATCAGTTCAAATATTATTGATCTATTTTATTACTTGATATATTGTTCTCCAGGCGTTCCATTTTTGCCTATTTCACAGGTTTTTGCCACATTCCCTTGTAAATACCTTAATTACAGGTATTTATCTACTTTTCCTGTTTGCTTTATCTTCCCTGTACCCCCAGAGTGGGTTCCCTGTGGGTTACAAGTGTACTAATTCACAGTATCGGATAATCTTGATATTTATTCTTATATCTTATAATATTATTACGTTTACTCTACATATTGCGTTTTATTTATTGATCAGGATTATATCAGTAAAGAAGATTATTGACATCAGCAATCACATTATTAATAGTGAACACCGTTTATTGGAGATATTAATATGCAGGTATTAAAAGATGATGTAAGATTAGAAATACTCAGGCAGGCGCGACGTGAATTCCTGGAAAATGGTTTCCGCAAGGCAAGCTTACGGACAATTGCCGGAGAAGCAGGTATGACTGTAGGTAATATTTATCGCTACTTTGAGAGTAAAGATGAATTATTTCGAGAATTATTAGCTCCAATAATCGGTAATATAGAGATGATGAAGCTGGGTTTGCATCACCATCATGAGAAAATACCCAAAGGGAGTAAGGCAGAAAGTGATGAACATGAAGCAATGGTAATTTCAGTATATGGCTTTATCATGAAATATCGTGAGGATCTAAAGCTTTTATTAACTGGTGCAGGCGGGTCGAGTCTGGAAGGTTTTAAGGAAGAACTTATCCGCTGGTATGGTGAGATATACTGGCAGTCATTGCAGGAAGTATGGGTGGTAATGGGCAGTGGTGAACTGAAAGTCAATAAGAGAACTATTTATCTAATATCTCAAAGTGTGGCAGATTCATTGATAGAAGTAGTAGTTAATGACTATAGTTTGGAGAAGGTAAAAATAGTAGCAGAGGAAATGTTTTCTTTTTACGGGGGTGGCACGCAACAGATACTGGCAGCAAAGCTGGCAAAAATGAATGAAGAAAAAGGTCTGGAATAAGTATATTTTTGGGGCTTAATAATAAACAATGTTAATTAATAGGAGTGTTTTTATGAAAAAAACAGTGGTTTTTACAGTATTGATGGTATTGGGGCTGGGACTGAGTGCAGCGACTGTGAGTGGTTATATTGTATCTGCTGCTAATGGAGAGCGGATCACGTATGCAAATGTGCTGCTACCGGAAATCGAGCGCGGTTCGCAGACAAATCTGGACGGTATATTCACAATAACCGATGTGGTTGCCGGTGAATATCTGGTAAAAGTGGTCTGCATGGGCTACAGGGTGAAAGAGAGTCAGATCGTGATAGCAGATGAACTTGATGATCAGTATCTTAATTTTAAGCTGGAACGTGAAGCTATTCAGGTAGCAGGCACTGGCGTAAGTGGTGCTGTTACACGGCAGAGGATAGACTTTGACGCTGAAAGCCAGGAAATAATGTCAGGTAAGCTGGAATTGAAAGGTGATCTGATAGCAGACCTGCCGCAGGCAGCCGATGCGGATGTGATCAAAGCTATTCAGATACTGCCGGGAGTTTCCAGCCTAAATGAACAATCAAACGGTTTATATGTGCGGGGTGGTACACCGGATCAGAACCAGATACTCCTTGATGACACTGACGTCTATAATCCATCTCATTTGGGTGGTATCTACAGCACATTTAATACGGATGCCATCGCGAGTGTGAATCTATATAAAGCCGGATTTCCCAGTAAATATGGAGACCGGTTGTCTTCGGTACTTGATATTCGTAATAAAGATGGTAACCGGCAGGAAATGGAAGGAATATTTCGACTTAGTATGATGAGCGCTGCAGCTACGGTGCAGGGTCCCTGGTCATTACTTGGTGAGAAGGGTTCCATTATGGCATCTTTTCGCAGAACAATGTATGATGTATTTCCCCTGGATGTCCCTGATATGGGATTTTATGATGGACACCTAAAGATAAACTGGGATGCGGGAAAGTATGACAAAGTATTTTTCAGTACTTATTTTGGAGAGGACAACTTCTATTCTAATGAAGGTGAAGCAACTGATATGGTTTGGGGCAATAATACCTATACCGGTCAATGGCGTCATATCTTCAATTCCACGATGTATGGTAATTTTAATCTATCCAACAGCAGGTTTCACTTCGATCTAAAGCAGAGTTTCGACAGTGATGCTTCCGTCACGCAGGAGAACCAGATAAATGATGTCACCATAAAGGGCAATTTTCATTTACAGGCAAATGCATCTCACAAAATGGAATTTGGCTTTGAAGGTAAATATCTGAATATCACGTTTGGTGCAGCAACAGATCTTGATATCAACACCAGTCATTACCCCTGGCTGGAAGTACCTTCTTACCAGGCTAGCGGTTATGTTCAAGACAGTTGGGAATTAAATGACAATTGGACAATACAACCCGGATTACGATTCACCTGGTGCGAGGCGACAAGTGAATATCATCCTGATAAGGATATAGTGGATTTCTATAGGCTGTCACCACGATTCTCGCTTCGGAGAAGACTGCCTGCCAATAGTAGTGCTTTCTTTAGCTATGGCAGATACTATCAGTACTTGACCACTGCCAATCGAACTGACTGGCCAATGACTTTGTGGATGCCAATTGATAAAAGTGTGGAACCAGGGGAAGCAGATCATTATGTGCTGGGTTGGCAAAAGCGGTTCAGCGGAAATCTGTCCTTGCAGGTAGAAGGATATTATAAAGACCTGCGTAATCAAGTAGCTATTAATGAAGATGTATTTTATGAATGGAATGATGGTTATTATTTATCTGATGCATATAATGTGGGAGATGGTTATAGCTGGGGTGGTGAATTGCTAATGGCTTCCCAATGGTACGGAATGGAAGGATTTATCAGTTATTCATACAGTCAGACACGCATCCAGATAGATGGGATGAACATTAATCCAGATACAGGTGAATCAGAATTCTTTTATCCCACACATGATAGAACCCATAACCTGAAATTACTGGAAAATTACTATCTCACTCGAGAAACGGGTCAGTTTATCCTGGGCAGTGAAGTAACTCTCGGTGTGGTTTACACCTTTGGAACGGGTCAACCTCAGCAGACACCAGAGGGTATATATGAAGATGAATTTGGCTATCAATTTGTAGAAGGCTATCTAGATAATGAACGGCTACCCGATTATTCCAGATTAGATTTGAGCCTGAAATTCAAATGGGAATTTGATCAATGGAGTATCGAACCATACTTTATGATGATAAATGCTTTAGATAGAAATAATGTGTGGACCCGAGACTGGTATCCAGAAACTGATAATTCAGAAATAGCACTGAAATATCGTGATACATATATGTTTGGCAGAATGCCCTTTCTGGGCGTTAATATATCCTGGTAGGAGGAATTATGAAGAATTTTATTATCCTGGCTTTGATAAGCATCTTTTTACTGATCGCCTGTAGCGATAATACAGCACCCAGAAGATATAGTGAACTAAGTTACTACCTTTGCGGCATTCTGGAAGCAGGATATTATGTTGATACAGACCATACTATATTATTAGGGAAAACCATGGGAATCAGCAGCTTAATGGATACCACACTATCAGTAACTGATGCAGAAATCGTGCTTATGGAATTAGCAGATAGTCAGATCAGACAAAGTGTGATCCTGGTGTGGGATGCTGCAGCTGGTGGTTATATAGATCTAAATGAGGAATTATTGATAAAAACAGGATTAGAATATAGAATTGAAGCAAGTTTAAGTGAAAATATCCAATTATCAGGGGAGACAATTGTGCCCAACCAGATATCTGTATTTGGTGATAGCATTGTAAGCGACATCCCTGCCTGGAGTGATTATCCTGATGATGGTCAGTGGCCTGAGTTAATCCTTGAAGAAGTAAATTCAAATCATCCCATTCAAATTGGAACTCTGGATAATCAGGAATTTAATCTTCTTACAGAATTTTACTGTCTTGAGGAATACTGGAATGCGGAATACACATATCCACCTGAAGACAATGATTTTCCTGTAGATAATCAGGAATATATGGGAGACGTACATCAGTATCCCAGACGTAATCTGGGCTATTATATGTATCAGCCGGATAATTTCATGGTGAATTTTAACAGCTATCAATCGAGTTTACTATTTTATGGCAAAACAGAAGCAAGCGTCTATTCTATTGACAGTAACTATCTAAAGTATTTGTATAAAAGTGACGGATATACAGCAGGAGGTATCATTGGTGGAATAGGCGTATTTGGCTCAAAATGCGGTAAAAAGCTTTATACGAGGATAATCAAGTAGCAGTATAGAGAATATTTCGATAAAAAATTGCGAATTGGATAAATTTGGCATAAATAATGCTTAATTGATTTTCATAAAGAAAATATAATTAGGAGAATTTATGAGAAAATTTCTGCTATTTCTGATTGTAATAATGACGGCTTTAATTTTTAGCGGTTGCGATAACGGTAACACAGATGGAAATTCTGCACCTGATGTCCCTCAATTTCCCAATCCTGCAGATGGAGCTACCAGCGTAGGTAATGTAACCGAGTTAAGCTGGAGTTGTGATGATCAAGATGGTGATGCTCTCACATATACTGTTTATCTAGGCAGAACAGAAGCTTTGGAAGTTGTTGCCAGTGGTATAAGTGAAACTTATTTTACTTTAGATACTCTGGACTATTCACAGCGTTATTACTGGAAAGTGAGAGCTAATGATGGAAAGGAAACCACTTCTGGAGCACAGTGGCGATTTAATACCGTGGAAGAAAACATGCCACCAACAATACCAGATAACCCGGTTCCAGCTGATAGCATAATTGACTTGGAAATTGATCAACTTTTCCGCTGGTACAGTTATGATATTAATGGAGATAATGTCACATTTGATTTTTGCCTCAGTGAGGATGAAAATCCAGAGGTTTTTGCAGCAAACCTGACCCAGATGCAATATCAGGTTCATAACCTTGATTATCATACCATATATTACTGGAAAGTGATTGCCAAAAGTGCTGGTATGACCACAGAAGGACCAACCTGGAGCTTTGAAACACGATATTATAATTATCCCCCGGAAATCCCTCACACTCCGTATCCTCACTCTGGATCTACTGATGTATCAACAAATTCTCGCTTATCATGGAATTGCTCAGATATAGAAGATGATGATTTAGTATATGATATTTACCTCGGGACAGATACCAATCCTCCGCTAATGGAGTTAGGTTACGGTTCTATGACTTATTATCCCGAATCTCTGGAACCTTTAACAACATATTACTGGCGTATTGATGCCTGGGATGGAAATAATTATTCCCATGGACCGATCTGGGAGATAACTACCGGAGATCCAAATAATCCCCCCAATGCCCCTTATATGCCCTGGCCTGCAGATGGATCAGTTGGTGAAAGTATTTTTGCCATGCTGCGCTGGACCTGCAATGATCCTGACGGCGATGATCTAATGTACAAAGTTTATTTTGGTATTACCCCAAATCTGGACGAATCTAATGTAATTGCCCTTGGGATCACTGATGAGAATTGGGAGCTGGGAACCTTGAATTACAGTACTACATATTACTGGAAAATAACCGCTCATGATGGAGAAATGACTGCTACCAGTGATACCTGGAGTTTTACAACCGAGGCATTTAATCCATAATTTGAATGATAAAATATTAAGAGAGCAATTTTTTTAAAATTATTGCTCTCTTTCTATTTATCTAATAAATACTCCGATTGTTAATTTTCTTGACAGTTATTGGTAAAAAGAAATATCAATAAAGGGCTTAATTTGAGAATAATAGACTATGAAATGGGGGATATATGAAACATGTTTTGTTAATATTTGTCTTTTTATTTACAATTACTTTTGTGGGCTGTGACAATGAAACTACTGAGGTTAATACAGTTCCTAATGCTCCTCAAACGCCCAATCCGGCAAGCGGAGCAGCCAGTATTAGTATTACGCCTGAATTGCACTGGAGTTGCATTGATCCGGATGGTGACGACCTTACTTATACGGTTTATATGGGAAAAAACACTACAAGTCTCCCAGTAATAGCAAGTGAAATTGCAGATACTCATTTCCAGCCAGACACCTTGGAATATTCTCAGGAATACTTTTGGAAAGTACGCGCCAGTGACGGCTCTGAAACAACAATGGGACAAAGATGGGAATTCACTACTATTGCTGAAGACTTGCCACCCACTATTCCTTCCAGTCCTATACCTGCAAATGCTGCTGTAAATATTTCTCTGAATCCGCTATTACGGTGGTACAGTTATGATATTAATGGTAATGCAATCAGCTTCGATCTTTATCTGGATACTAACGATAACCCTCAATTATTTGCTGAAAATATTGATGCTTTGCAGTATCAGGTTAATGGACTTTTGAACCATACAGTTTACTATTGGAAGATAATTGCCATAAGCACTGACTTGACAACTGAAGGTCCAGTGTGGAGTTTCGAAACAGGATACGGGAATTATCCTCCTGATGTACCCAGTGAGCCTTCACCCGAAGATGGTGATACTGATGTATCAACCCATGCAGAATTAACTTGGGAATGTGATGATTTTGAAGGTGATGCGATCAGCTATGATATATATCTGGGTACAGAAAGTGATCCTCCACTTGTTGAACAGGGGTTAACAGATTTATCATATATTCCAGAGGAATTTGATCCTTCCACTACTTATTACTGGCGAGTTGATGCTTATGATGCATATAGTAATACACTTAGTCCCATCTGGCATTTTACAACTGGAGCCCCAAATAATCCACCTGATCCACCTAATATGCCCTGGCCTGCAGATGGAGCTACAGATGAAAGTGTGTATGCCATGCTGCGCTGGAGCTGCAGTGATCCTGATGGAGATGATCTGATGTACAAAGTGTACCTGGGAACAGTTCCTAACCTATCAGAGGAAGATGTTGTTGCTCTGGGTATTACAGATGAAAACCTGGAATTGGGAATTTTGGAATTCAACACAACATATTACTGGAAGATCACAGCTCATGATGGAGAACTGACCTCAACAAGTCCCGTCTGGAGCTTCACAACTGAAATTTCAAACAGATAGATAGCAGAAAATTTAATGCAACGGGTAATTTTGTTGAATTACCCGTTTGCATTTTTATCGAGACTAATTTTCCTTATGGCATCCCAACTATTATACTTGACTAATCAGTGATTAATAAAGGGGTGGACTATAAGTGTTTGAATAAAGTAATATTATGGAGGTTTATATGGATAAAATTATTCAGATTTCTGAGATTTTGCGACCAGATTTTATTATTGACCTGCAATCAGCAAGCAAAGCATCTGCATTGGAAGAATTGCTTGAGGTTATCATTCATAGCGATAAGATCACCGATGCGAAAAAGTTCAGTAAAGCAATAAAAGCTCGAGAAAAACTTATGAGTACTGGCATTGGGTATGGAATTGCGGTTCCTCATGCAAGAGATCGTAGTATATTGGATTTCGTGATGGCTGTGGGTCGAAGCAAAGTTGGTGTAAAGTATGAATCTATTGATGATCAGCCCGTTCAACTTATCTTTATGATCGGAGCTTCAGATAGTCAGGATAGAGATTATATCAAATTGCTTTCACGATTGGTTTTACGCGTGAAAAATGATGATCTTAAAAATAAGATAATGTCAGCAGAAAGTCCTGGTGAAATATACGAAATCATCAAAGGCACAAGGTAGGAGCAAAAACATGTATATGATATTGCATTTATTAGAAGAAAAATATCTGGATGTTGTAATGATGGCATTAGTTGAAGCTGGCATTGAAAATACTTTAGTTCTCTCTGGAGAAAATCTTAGTGATAAGCTAACTATGGATATGCCAATCTTTGCCGGATTTCAGAAATCTCTGAGAGGACATGGTTTCAGTAAATTGATCATGGGGTTAGCCAGCAAGGCTCAGATAGATTTTGCCCTGGAAGAATTACATACTGCCGGTGTTGATCTAATAGGTAGAAGTCTGGCTGAAATAGCTCTCGTACCTGTAGATCATTTATACAGGGGAGATGATTAGTGGACACAACCTTTTTAATGCTTTTTAGTGGTTTATCTATCATTGCTGCCTATCTACTATCTCAGGGGATAAATCTGACTAAATCTCCATTGATAGTGGGTTATATCCTTGCTGGAGCTATATTAGGACCTGCTATCCTTAACTTGATCAATCTGGATCAAATCCAGCACCTTAATATTATCAATGTACTCACACTATCATTTATTGGATTTGGAGTTGGAGGAGAACTACGTTTTTCGGAACTAAAAAAGCTTGGTAAAAGCATTGTGGTCATCGTGTTGTTTGAAGCCTCAGCAGCTTTTCTGGCAGTAGCAGCAGTAACAGCACTAGTGTTACATAGTTTACCTATGGGATTGATCTATGGAGCCCTGGCGGCTGCTACAGCACCGGCAGGTACTACAGATGTTATTAGACAATATCGGGCAAAAGGTAATTTAACAACCACTCTCTTCGCAGTAATGGGACTTGATGACATCTATGCTCTTGTGATCTATTCTATTTCAATACCTTTGGCATTGATCTTTCTGGGTGGTTCATCAGCAGATGTTTCTGTATCCAAGGCACTTGGTGAAGCCGGTCTTGAAGTTGCCATTGCTATTGGTGCTGGCATTGCGATTGGCTTTATTTTCTCTTTTGGTGCAAGATTGATTCATGATCGAGTATCCATCCTGCTTTTTTCTCTTGGTATGATATTGCTCAATTGTGGAATAGCAGAAAGTTACAATATTTCACCAATTCTGTTAAATATGGCTGCTGGTATTGTCCTGGTTAACCGAAATGCAGTAAATGCTCGCAAAGTTTTCTCTGCCTTAGGAAACTGGACACCGCCTATATATCTGCTCTTTTTTCTCTTAATTGGTACTCGTCTGAATTTTAATCTTATCTATGACTATAGCTTGCTTATAATAATCTACATTATCAGCAGATCCCTTGGTAAATGGGGTGGTGCATATACCGGATCTTTAATCTCCAAAGCGCCTATAATGACCAGAAAATATTTAGGATTCACTCTACTGTCTCAGGCTGGTGTGGCTATCGGACTAGCTCTTTCTGCTGCTAAGTCGCTGGAGAAATTAAATTACCATCATGAAGCAGACCAGGTGATCGGAGTAATGACAGCAACTACTTTTATCATCATGCTATTTGGACCTATAATCACTAAAATAGCACTGGTGAAAGCAGGAGAGATCAAAGAATAATATTACTGATAGAAATATAAAAAGCCTTTTCCAGTAAACCGGAAAAGGCTTTTATTATTGGCTGGGCTGGGAGGAGTTGAACCCCCACATACGGAACCAGAATCCGCCGTACTACCATTATACTACAGCCCATTCACATAAAAAATGGCTGGGGCGAGAGGATTCGAACCCCTGAATGCATGGACCAAAACCATGTGGCTTGCCACTTGCCGACGCCCCAAAAAATCTATAAAAAAAATGCTGGCGGAGAGGGAGGGATTCGAACCCTCGGTGAAGTTTAACCCCCACACACGCTTAGCAGGCGCGCACCTTCAGCCAGCTCGGTCACCTCTCCACAT
It includes:
- a CDS encoding helix-turn-helix domain-containing protein, which gives rise to MQVLKDDVRLEILRQARREFLENGFRKASLRTIAGEAGMTVGNIYRYFESKDELFRELLAPIIGNIEMMKLGLHHHHEKIPKGSKAESDEHEAMVISVYGFIMKYREDLKLLLTGAGGSSLEGFKEELIRWYGEIYWQSLQEVWVVMGSGELKVNKRTIYLISQSVADSLIEVVVNDYSLEKVKIVAEEMFSFYGGGTQQILAAKLAKMNEEKGLE
- a CDS encoding PTS sugar transporter subunit IIA, with protein sequence MDKIIQISEILRPDFIIDLQSASKASALEELLEVIIHSDKITDAKKFSKAIKAREKLMSTGIGYGIAVPHARDRSILDFVMAVGRSKVGVKYESIDDQPVQLIFMIGASDSQDRDYIKLLSRLVLRVKNDDLKNKIMSAESPGEIYEIIKGTR
- a CDS encoding TonB-dependent receptor, with protein sequence MKKTVVFTVLMVLGLGLSAATVSGYIVSAANGERITYANVLLPEIERGSQTNLDGIFTITDVVAGEYLVKVVCMGYRVKESQIVIADELDDQYLNFKLEREAIQVAGTGVSGAVTRQRIDFDAESQEIMSGKLELKGDLIADLPQAADADVIKAIQILPGVSSLNEQSNGLYVRGGTPDQNQILLDDTDVYNPSHLGGIYSTFNTDAIASVNLYKAGFPSKYGDRLSSVLDIRNKDGNRQEMEGIFRLSMMSAAATVQGPWSLLGEKGSIMASFRRTMYDVFPLDVPDMGFYDGHLKINWDAGKYDKVFFSTYFGEDNFYSNEGEATDMVWGNNTYTGQWRHIFNSTMYGNFNLSNSRFHFDLKQSFDSDASVTQENQINDVTIKGNFHLQANASHKMEFGFEGKYLNITFGAATDLDINTSHYPWLEVPSYQASGYVQDSWELNDNWTIQPGLRFTWCEATSEYHPDKDIVDFYRLSPRFSLRRRLPANSSAFFSYGRYYQYLTTANRTDWPMTLWMPIDKSVEPGEADHYVLGWQKRFSGNLSLQVEGYYKDLRNQVAINEDVFYEWNDGYYLSDAYNVGDGYSWGGELLMASQWYGMEGFISYSYSQTRIQIDGMNINPDTGESEFFYPTHDRTHNLKLLENYYLTRETGQFILGSEVTLGVVYTFGTGQPQQTPEGIYEDEFGYQFVEGYLDNERLPDYSRLDLSLKFKWEFDQWSIEPYFMMINALDRNNVWTRDWYPETDNSEIALKYRDTYMFGRMPFLGVNISW
- a CDS encoding cation:proton antiporter, translated to MDTTFLMLFSGLSIIAAYLLSQGINLTKSPLIVGYILAGAILGPAILNLINLDQIQHLNIINVLTLSFIGFGVGGELRFSELKKLGKSIVVIVLFEASAAFLAVAAVTALVLHSLPMGLIYGALAAATAPAGTTDVIRQYRAKGNLTTTLFAVMGLDDIYALVIYSISIPLALIFLGGSSADVSVSKALGEAGLEVAIAIGAGIAIGFIFSFGARLIHDRVSILLFSLGMILLNCGIAESYNISPILLNMAAGIVLVNRNAVNARKVFSALGNWTPPIYLLFFLLIGTRLNFNLIYDYSLLIIIYIISRSLGKWGGAYTGSLISKAPIMTRKYLGFTLLSQAGVAIGLALSAAKSLEKLNYHHEADQVIGVMTATTFIIMLFGPIITKIALVKAGEIKE